A region from the Drosophila mauritiana strain mau12 chromosome 2L, ASM438214v1, whole genome shotgun sequence genome encodes:
- the LOC117150611 gene encoding phenoloxidase-activating factor 2 — MTLYFAFLATLIISLASGQNFNYNQIRPGTYGSNPSENRIRTFPWVVAVLDQRDWLFRYIGVGSLIKPNVVLTAAHILNETLEDDLLVRAGEWDTSTTADQQHVDLEVLNIVSHEQFNRFNAENNMALLILVSAFEMTAKINIIPLYLGEANIREGSCFFNGWGKVYLNSTDYPTVLKTVQVDLVSIDMCSRRLRRNLPVQQICGEGLEGKDCSGDGGAPLVCQILTYPSKYAQVGIVNWLSQVPGVNTPTVYTNVLVLLPWIDYQLRLGANFRPRR; from the exons ATGACGCTATACTTTGCGTTTCTCGCGACGCTGATAATCAGCCTTGCGAGTGGTCAAAACTTTAACTACAATCAG ATACGACCTGGCACATATGGCAGCAATCCCAGCGAGAATCGCATAAGGACATTTCCTTGGGTGGTTGCTGTGCTCGACCAGAGGGATTGGCTGTTTCGCTATATAGGAGTGGGATCTCTCATTAAGCCCAATGTGGTCCTTACTGCCGCTCATATTCTGAACGAAACACTCGAAGATGATCTGCTGGTGCGAGCTGGCGAATGGGATACCTCGACTACGGCTGACCAGCAGCACGTGGATCTCGAGGTGCTGAATATAGTCTCCCACGAACAGTTCAACAGATTCAATGCCGAAAACAACATGGCGTTACTCATTCTGGTATCCGCATTTGAGATGACAGCCAAAATTAATATCATCCCATTGTACCTAGGAGAAGCTAATATTCGAGAAGGATCCTGCTTTTTCAACGGCTGGGGAAAAGTATATTTGAACTCGACGGACTACCCCACCGTTCTGAAGACGGTCCAGGTCGATCTTGTGAGCATAGATATGTGTAGCAGGCGGCTTCGCAGAAATCTGCCCGTCCAGCAAATATGTGGGGAAGGTCTGGAAGGCAAGGATTGCAGTGGCGACGGTGGGGCTCCTCTGGTTTGTCAGATACTTACATATCCATCCAAGTACGCACAGGTGGGCATTGTCAACTGGTTAAGTCAAGTGCCTGGCGTTAATACACCCACTGTCTATACGAATGTACTTGTTCTGCTCCCTTGGATTGACTACCAGCTTAGACTTGGAGCGAACTTCCGTCCCAGAAGATGA
- the LOC117150952 gene encoding glycogen phosphorylase, protein MSKPQSDADRRKQISVRGIAEVGNVTEVKKNFNRHLHYTLVKDRNVSTLRDYYFALANTVKDNMVGRWIRTQQHYYEKDPKRVYYLSLEYYMGRSLTNTMINLGIQSECEEAMYQLGLDIENLEEMEEDAGLGNGGLGRLAACFLDSMATLGLAAYGYGIRYEYGIFAQKIKNGEQVEEPDDWLRYGNPWEKARPEFMLPVNFYGRVIDTPEGKKWVDTQRVFAMPYDNPIPGYNNNHVNTLRLWSAKSPIDFNLKFFNDGDYIQAVLDRNLAENISRVLYPNDNFFEGKELRLKQEYFMCAATLQDIIRRYKASKFGSREAVRNTFDHFPDKVAIQLNDTHPSLAIPELMRILVDEEHLTWDKAWDITVRSCAYTNHTVLPEALERWPVSLLESILPRHLQIIYHINFLHMENVKKKFPDDLDRMRRMSMVEEDGEKRINMAHLSIVGSHAVNGVAAIHSQILKDSLFHDFYEMEPQKFQNKTNGITPRRWLLLCNPGLSDLIAEKIGDEWPVHLDQLVALKKWAKDPNFQRNVARVKQENKLKLAAILEKDYGVKINPSSMFDIQVKRIHEYKRQLLNCLHIITLYNRIKKDPTANFTPRTIMIGGKAAPGYYVAKQIIKLICAVGNVVNNDPIVGDKLKVIFLENYRVTLAEKIMPAADLSEQISTAGTEASGTGNMKFQLNGALTIGTLDGANVEMAEEMGLDNIFIFGMTVDEVEALKKKGYNAYDYYNANPEVKQVIDQIQGGFFSPGNPNEFKNIADILLKYDHYYLLADYDAYIKAQDLVSKTYQNQAKWLEMSINNIASSGKFSSDRTIAEYAREIWGVEPTWEKLPAPEDQPQN, encoded by the exons ATGTCGAAGCCCCAATCGGACGCCGATCGGCGCAAACAGATCTCGGTGCGCGGGATCGCCGAGGTGGGCAATGTCACCGAGGTGAAGAAGAACTTCAATCGCCACCTGCACTACACCCTGGTCAAGGATCGCAATGTGTCCACCCTCAGGGACTACTACTTCGCCCTGGCCAACACCGTCAAGGACAACATGGTGGGCCGCTGGATTCGCACGCAGCAGCACTACTACGAGAAGGATCCCAAG CGCGTCTACTATCTGTCGCTGGAGTACTACATGGGTCGCTCCCTGACTAACACCATGATCAACCTGGGAATCCAGAGCGAGTGCGAGGAGGCCATGTACCAGTTGGGTCTGGATATCGAGAACCTGGAGGAGATGGAGGAGGACGCCGGTTTGGGCAATGGTGGTCTCGGTCGCTTGGCCGCCTGTTTCCTCGACTCGATGGCCACTCTGGGTCTGGCCGCCTATGGCTATGGCATCCGTTATGAGTACGGTATCTTCGCCCAGAAGATCAAGAACGGCGAGCAGGTGGAGGAGCCCGACGATTGGCTGCGTTATGGCAATCCCTGGGAGAAGGCCCGTCCGGAATTCATGCTGCCAGTCAACTTCTACGGCCGTGTGATCGACACGCCCGAGGGCAAGAAGTGGGTGGACACCCAGAGGGTGTTTGCCATGCCCTATGACAACCCCATTCCCGGATACAACAACAACCACGTGAACACGCTGCGTCTGTGGTCCGCCAAGTCGCCCATCGACTTCAACCTCAAGTTCT TCAACGATGGTGACTACATCCAGGCCGTGCTGGACCGCAATCTGGCTGAGAACATCTCACGTGTCCTGTACCCCAACGACAACTTCTTCGAGGGCAAGGAGCTGCGTCTGAAGCAGGAGTACTTCATGTGCGCCGCCACGCTGCAGGACATCATCCGCCGCTACAAGGCCTCGAAGTTCGGATCCCGGGAGGCGGTCCGCAACACCTTCGATCACTTCCCCGACAAGGTGGCCATTCAGCTGAACGATACCCATCCATCGCTGGCCATACCCGAGCTGATGCGCATCCTGGTTGATGAGGAGCATCTGACCTGGGATAAGGCATGGGACATCACCGTGAGGAGTTGTGCCTACACCAACCACACCGTGCTCCCAGAGGCCCTGGAGCGCTGGCCCGTCTCCCTGCTGGAGTCGATCCTGCCCCGCCATCTGCAGATCATCTATCACATCAACTTCCTGCACATGGAGAATGTGAAGAAGAAGTTCCCCGACGATCTGGACCGCATGCGCCGCATGTCGATGGTGGAGGAGGATGGCGAGAAGCGCATCAACATGGCTCATCTGTCCATCGTGGGCTCCCACGCCGTCAACGGTGTGGCCGCCATTCACTCGCAGATCCTTAAGGACTCGCTGTTCCATGACTTTTACGAAATGGAGCCCCAGAAGTTCCAGAACAAGACGAACGGTATTACCCCGCGTCGTTGGTTGCTGCTCTGCAATCCCGGACTCTCCGACCTGATCGCCGAGAAGATCGGTGACGAGTGGCCAGTGCATCTGGACCAACTGGTTGCCTTGAAGAAGTGGGCAAAGGACCCCAACTTCCAGCGCAATGTAGCCCGCGTCAAGCAGGAGAACAAGCTGAAGCTGGCCGCCATTCTGGAGAAGGACTACGGCGTTAAGATCAACCCCTCTTCCATGTTCGACATCCAGGTGAAGCGTATTCACGAGTACAAGCGCCAGCTGCTGAACTGCCTGCACATCATCACCCTGTACAACAGGATCAAGAAGGATCCCACAGCCAACTTCACCCCGAGGACAATCATGATCGGAGGCAAGGCTGCTCCGGGCTACTATGTGGCCAAGCAGATCATCAAGCTCATCTGCGCCGTGGGCAACGTTGTGAACAACGATCCCATTGTGGGTGATAAGCTCAAGGTTATCTTCCTGGAGAACTACCGTGTCACCCTGGCCGAGAAGATTATGCCCGCCGCCGATCTGTCCGAGCAGATCTCGACCGCCGGCACAGAGGCCTCTGGTACCGGCAACATGAAGTTCCAGCTGAACGGCGCCCTCACCATCGGCACCCTGGACGGTGCCAACGTGGAGATGGCCGAGGAGATGGGTCTGGACAACATCTTTATCTTCGGCATGACCGTCGACGAGGTGGAGGCGCTCAAGAAGAAGGGCTACAATGCCTACGACTACTACAACGCCAACCCCGAGGTCAAGCAGGTGATCGACCAAATCCAGGGCGGATTCTTCAGCCCCGGCAATCCCAACGAGTTCAAGAACATTGCCGACATTCTGCTCAAGTACGACCACTACTACTTGCTGGCCGACTACGATGCGTACATCAAGGCCCAGGATCTGGTCTCCAAGACCTACCAG AACCAAGCCAAGTGGCTGGAGATGTCCATCAACAACATTGCGTCCAGCGGCAAGTTCTCGTCGGATCGCACCATCGCCGAGTACGCCCGCGAGATCTGGGGAGTGGAGCCCACCTGGGAGAAGCTGCCAGCGCCGGAGGATCAGCCACAGAACTAA